CATTGTAAGAATATCTGGTTGAGAAGTTCCACCACTTACAGGTGAAGCAGCTAAATCGATACCATCAGCACCAGCTTCTAACGCAGCCATATAAGCAGAAACAGATACACCTGCAGTTTCATGTGTATGCATACGGATATGAGTATCTTCTCCAACTAGATTTCTAGCCATTTTAATAGTCTCATAAACTTTTTGAGGTGACGATGTTCCAGAAGCATCTTTAAATGCAATACTTGTATATGGAATACCGCTGTCTAAAATATCACGAAGAGTTTTTTCATAAAAAGCAACATCATGAGCACCATAACATCCCGGTGGTAAATCCATCATTGTCACCACAACTTCGTGTTTAAGTCCATGATGAGTAATTCTCTCAGCTGAGTATTTTAAGTTTTCTATATCATTTAATGCATCAAAGTTACGTATAGTAGTTGTACCGTGTTTTTTAAATAACTTAGCATGTAAATCAATTAACTCTTTTGAACCCGTATCTAGCATAACTGTGTTTACACCACGAGCTAATGTTTGAAGATTTGCATCAGGTCCAACGATTTCGCGGAACTTATCCATCATCTCAAACGCATCTTCTTTTAAATAAAAGTAAAGAGATTGAAATCTAGCACCACCACCGAATTCAAAGTGGTTAATACCTGCTGTTTTAGCAGCTTCAACAGCCGGAAAAAAGTCGTTCATAAGTACACGACCGCCGTATACTGACTGAAAACCATCTCTGAATGTTGTATCCATTATATCTATAAATTTTTTAGCCATTTCTATCCTTAACCTTGTCTATGGTACTTAACAGCAGCAGTAATCGCCGCGATTATTTTTTTATTGTCACTTGCATTACCTGCATTTGACGAATCATTAGCCTGTGGCTCCGGGAAAAATTTGTGGATTATTACAGACATTGCATTCATTGCGATTATCAGAATAATAAGGAAAACAAACACAGTTGCCATT
The Sulfurimonas sp. genome window above contains:
- a CDS encoding OadG family protein; this encodes METNLVVEGFKFMGLGMATVFVFLIILIIAMNAMSVIIHKFFPEPQANDSSNAGNASDNKKIIAAITAAVKYHRQG